From Rhodovastum atsumiense, a single genomic window includes:
- a CDS encoding 4Fe-4S binding protein gives MSSVMLARPPGRVALHQALARFGDWLARNRHRIRILQWGVVGCYVVLVAVPAFLPLPPRTAHVWNDLTLFAQFAFWGIWWPFVLLSMVLVGRSWCGLFCPEGALSEFASRRSLGRAVPRWITWRGWPFVAFVATTVYGQMVSVYQYPAPVLVVLGGSTLAAIAVGLVYGRNKRVWCRYLCPVNGVFDLLARLAPVHFRVDPVAWQASQRRREIPPPVNCAPLVPIRTMTSAGGCHMCGRCSGFRDAITLAARSPAHEVVHVAGSRANPWETALILFGLMGVAVGAFHWSSSPWFIAAKQFAADWLVEAGVLWPLERSAPWWLLTDYPAQNDVLSLLDGAMLLAYVGATALAWGLSLAALLAAGVRLAGPWSWGRFHHLAQTLIPMAGCGVFLGLSATTITLLHAEGVSVPGLAVIRALLLAGALAWSSWLAWRVGGTWPVANRIHRAATTGCVALAAGFSAFAWVLLFWVW, from the coding sequence GTGTCGTCGGTCATGCTTGCCCGCCCGCCGGGCCGCGTCGCGCTGCACCAGGCGCTGGCGCGGTTCGGCGACTGGCTCGCCCGCAACCGGCACCGGATCCGGATCCTGCAATGGGGGGTCGTCGGCTGCTACGTGGTGCTGGTGGCGGTGCCGGCCTTCCTGCCGCTGCCGCCGCGCACCGCGCATGTGTGGAACGACCTGACCCTGTTCGCCCAGTTTGCCTTCTGGGGCATCTGGTGGCCCTTCGTGCTGCTCAGCATGGTGCTGGTCGGGCGCAGCTGGTGCGGCCTGTTCTGCCCGGAAGGCGCGCTCAGCGAATTCGCCAGCCGCCGCAGCCTCGGCCGGGCGGTGCCGCGCTGGATCACCTGGCGCGGCTGGCCCTTCGTCGCCTTCGTCGCCACCACCGTCTACGGCCAGATGGTCAGCGTCTACCAGTATCCGGCGCCGGTGCTGGTGGTGCTCGGCGGCTCGACGCTGGCGGCGATCGCGGTCGGGCTGGTCTATGGCCGCAACAAGCGGGTCTGGTGCCGCTATCTCTGCCCGGTCAACGGCGTGTTCGACCTGCTCGCCCGCCTTGCCCCTGTTCATTTCCGGGTCGATCCGGTGGCGTGGCAGGCTTCGCAACGCCGCCGCGAGATTCCGCCGCCGGTGAACTGCGCGCCGCTGGTGCCGATCCGCACCATGACCAGCGCCGGCGGTTGCCATATGTGCGGCCGCTGCAGCGGCTTCCGCGACGCCATCACCCTCGCCGCCCGCTCCCCCGCCCACGAGGTCGTGCACGTGGCCGGCTCCCGCGCCAATCCCTGGGAAACGGCGCTGATCCTGTTCGGCCTGATGGGGGTGGCGGTCGGTGCCTTCCACTGGTCGTCCAGCCCCTGGTTCATCGCCGCCAAGCAATTCGCCGCCGACTGGCTGGTCGAGGCCGGCGTGCTCTGGCCGCTGGAGCGCTCGGCGCCGTGGTGGCTGCTGACTGACTATCCCGCGCAGAACGACGTGCTGTCGCTGCTCGATGGCGCCATGCTGCTGGCCTATGTCGGCGCCACCGCGCTGGCCTGGGGCCTGTCGCTTGCCGCCCTGCTGGCCGCGGGCGTGCGCCTCGCCGGTCCCTGGTCCTGGGGCCGTTTCCATCATCTCGCCCAGACGCTGATCCCGATGGCCGGCTGCGGCGTCTTCCTTGGCCTCAGTGCCACCACCATCACCCTGCTGCATGCCGAGGGCGTGAGCGTCCCGGGCCTCGCTGTCATCCGTGCCTTGCTGCTGGCCGGCGCGCTGGCCTGGTCGAGCTGGCTGGCCTGGCGGGTCGGCGGCACCTGGCCCGTCGCCAATCGGATCCACCGGGCCGCGACCACGGGCTGTGTTGCGCTTGCCGCCGGCTTCTCGGCCTTCGCCTGGGTTCTGCTGTTCTGGGTGTGGTGA
- a CDS encoding SH3 domain-containing protein, giving the protein MSLPALLLAGCKDDKKQETLQPAFDMTGYARQLVEQNLRALSDSPPAVRIRGVQVYPQAMPRQIAVCGQVDLARGNGGMFTLFVSVVSYEDGSGAKPPGFQVDQTVAETVEAANRVWAKMITYCYENGGPPPPPPPTAASAPQPPATAATEPAATPPAASAATPADSGHAQPPPRRERTATKDPATASPREAPPPPPPPREVPHPPAVTPAREPTPPKVTADTPARAPASGSVVLRQPGNLRAGPSGGGEVIRVVPRDTTLRVFGEAPGGWYQVGDAAPWGWIHSSMVQRQ; this is encoded by the coding sequence GTGAGCCTGCCGGCTCTGCTGCTTGCCGGATGCAAGGACGATAAAAAGCAGGAGACGTTGCAGCCGGCCTTCGACATGACCGGCTATGCCCGGCAGCTCGTCGAGCAGAACCTGCGTGCCCTTTCGGACTCGCCGCCCGCCGTCAGGATCCGCGGCGTGCAGGTGTATCCGCAGGCCATGCCACGGCAGATCGCCGTCTGCGGCCAGGTCGACCTTGCGCGCGGCAATGGCGGCATGTTCACGCTGTTCGTCTCCGTGGTGTCCTACGAGGACGGATCCGGCGCGAAACCCCCCGGCTTCCAGGTGGACCAGACCGTTGCCGAGACGGTCGAGGCAGCAAACCGGGTGTGGGCCAAGATGATCACCTACTGCTACGAGAACGGCGGGCCGCCGCCGCCTCCACCACCCACCGCCGCGAGCGCACCCCAGCCCCCGGCGACGGCCGCGACCGAACCTGCGGCCACGCCGCCGGCGGCGTCGGCCGCCACCCCGGCGGACAGCGGCCATGCCCAGCCCCCGCCCCGCCGCGAGCGCACGGCCACGAAGGACCCGGCAACGGCCAGCCCGCGGGAAGCCCCGCCCCCTCCGCCGCCCCCCCGGGAGGTGCCGCACCCGCCGGCCGTCACGCCGGCGCGCGAACCAACCCCGCCCAAGGTCACGGCTGACACACCGGCCAGGGCGCCGGCCTCCGGCAGCGTGGTGCTGCGGCAGCCCGGAAACCTGCGCGCAGGCCCGAGCGGCGGCGGCGAGGTCATCCGCGTCGTGCCCAGGGACACGACCTTGCGGGTCTTCGGGGAAGCGCCCGGCGGCTGGTATCAGGTCGGCGACGCCGCGCCGTGGGGGTGGATCCACAGCAGCATGGTGCAACGGCAATAG
- a CDS encoding cupredoxin domain-containing protein has protein sequence MQGRFLLLVNALAFAGALAAAPVARADEMPVFRIIMKDGTIEPTRLEVPANQPFKLEISNTGVSPVEFESASLHKEKVLIGGATSSLVFRRLAPGEYDFFDDFHPDAKAVLIAR, from the coding sequence ATGCAGGGGCGCTTCCTCCTTCTGGTCAACGCGCTGGCTTTTGCCGGCGCGCTGGCCGCGGCGCCGGTTGCCCGGGCCGACGAGATGCCGGTGTTCCGCATCATCATGAAGGACGGCACCATCGAGCCGACGCGGCTGGAGGTTCCCGCGAACCAGCCATTCAAGCTGGAAATCAGCAATACCGGCGTGTCGCCGGTGGAATTCGAAAGTGCATCGCTGCACAAAGAGAAAGTATTGATCGGCGGTGCTACGTCGAGTCTTGTGTTTCGGCGACTCGCTCCTGGTGAGTACGATTTCTTCGATGACTTTCACCCGGATGCCAAGGCCGTTCTGATTGCGCGCTAG
- a CDS encoding carbohydrate porin: protein MSRSLLALLLASVAALPALAQTPLPAAPETREQQPLGAGPQTGAEPEKGFWEREHMLGDLGGLRSRLEDAGVTLTLQETSEVLGNVSGGFRQGAVYEGATLMGVQVDTGKAFGLPGGTFNASAYQIHGRGLSSNNIGNINTVSGIEATRATRLFELWYEQALFDDRVSVRVGQQAADQEFQVSQYGGLFINASFGWPTLAAVDLPSGGPAYPLATPGVRLKVKPREDLAVLLGVYSGDPAPVGENPDPQVRNPSGTSFTLNRGVFVIGEVQYSINGGEDATGLPGTYKVGGWYNSNQFSDQRYANDGLLLADPSSSGVALGRTNNWSLYAVADQMVWRKPGTKDQGIGVFGRITGTTNDRNPVNFFMNVGVTWKGAIPAREDDTIGLGIGYAHIGAKARRYDRDVTYFTDASYPIRNSETVLELTYQAQVTPWLIVQPDFQYVFRPAGGVPDPLDPTKRIGDAAIFGLRSTITF from the coding sequence GTGTCCCGGTCCCTCCTCGCCTTGCTGCTTGCGAGCGTCGCCGCGCTGCCGGCGCTGGCGCAGACACCACTTCCGGCCGCCCCCGAAACCCGTGAGCAGCAGCCGCTCGGTGCCGGCCCGCAGACCGGGGCCGAGCCGGAAAAAGGCTTCTGGGAACGCGAGCACATGCTCGGTGATCTCGGCGGGCTCCGCTCCCGGCTGGAGGATGCCGGCGTCACCCTGACCCTGCAGGAGACCAGCGAGGTGCTCGGCAATGTCAGCGGCGGCTTCCGCCAGGGCGCGGTCTACGAGGGCGCCACGCTGATGGGGGTGCAGGTCGATACCGGGAAGGCGTTCGGCCTGCCCGGCGGCACCTTCAACGCCAGCGCCTACCAGATCCACGGCCGTGGCCTGAGTTCCAACAACATCGGCAACATCAACACCGTCAGCGGCATCGAGGCCACCCGCGCCACCCGGCTGTTCGAGCTGTGGTACGAGCAGGCGCTGTTCGACGACCGCGTCTCGGTGCGCGTCGGCCAGCAGGCGGCCGACCAGGAATTCCAGGTTTCCCAGTATGGCGGGCTGTTCATCAATGCATCGTTCGGCTGGCCGACCCTGGCGGCGGTAGACCTGCCCTCCGGCGGCCCGGCCTATCCGCTGGCCACCCCCGGCGTGCGGCTGAAGGTGAAGCCGCGCGAGGATCTCGCTGTCCTGCTCGGCGTCTACAGCGGCGACCCCGCCCCGGTCGGGGAGAATCCGGATCCGCAGGTGCGCAACCCCTCCGGCACCTCGTTCACCCTGAACCGCGGCGTCTTCGTCATCGGCGAGGTGCAGTACAGCATCAACGGCGGCGAGGACGCGACCGGGCTTCCCGGCACCTACAAGGTCGGTGGCTGGTACAACTCCAACCAGTTCTCCGACCAGCGCTATGCCAATGACGGCCTGCTGCTCGCCGATCCGTCGAGCAGCGGGGTGGCGCTGGGCCGCACCAACAACTGGAGCCTCTATGCCGTGGCCGACCAGATGGTCTGGCGCAAGCCCGGCACCAAGGACCAGGGCATCGGCGTGTTCGGCCGCATCACCGGCACCACCAATGACCGCAATCCGGTGAACTTCTTCATGAACGTGGGCGTCACCTGGAAGGGGGCGATCCCCGCCCGCGAGGACGACACGATCGGGTTGGGCATCGGCTATGCCCATATCGGTGCCAAGGCCCGCCGCTACGATCGCGACGTGACGTATTTCACCGATGCGTCCTATCCGATCCGCAACAGCGAGACGGTGCTGGAACTGACCTACCAGGCGCAGGTCACGCCATGGCTGATCGTGCAGCCGGACTTCCAGTACGTGTTCCGCCCGGCCGGCGGCGTGCCCGATCCGCTCGATCCCACCAAGCGCATCGGCGACGCCGCCATCTTCGGACTGCGCAGCACCATCACCTTCTGA